The Isachenkonia alkalipeptolytica genomic interval AAAATCTCTCAACAGAACCGTCCCCGCGTGAGGTCCCCAATAAATCTTAGGCCCTATCAAAAAGCTTCCGGGAAAGATTCTGTAAAAATGAAATGAAGTTTAGATTCAAAGCGGGACCGACCATAAAAGCATTAAAAAGATAAAGACCACCATCATGTAGTTTGCCGCCTGAAAAGAGAGTTCAAAGCCCCGTACTTTTCGAAAAAAGGAGGAAGTAAGGGGAAAAAGACGGATAAGAAAATAGGCACTCACAAGATATAGCAGAAAAAAGCTCCAGGCTCCCAGGGAAAATGGTTTCCCGTAAAAGTGCAGCCCTCCGAAGTTTGGAAAAATCAATTGGTACAGATTTAAAAACACAATCCCTGCAGTCAGAATTCCAAGGGCGAGCCGTTCATAAATACTGACGGCTAGAGATGTTAGGGAGCCGCGGGGAATGAAAATCTGCAAAAGTCTTCCAAACAGAATTATGGTGCCCAGGTTGATTACATGATAGCCGAAGTAAAACAGCGGTTGATCCCGAAGAATAGTCCCGACTAAGGATTTTCCCTGATAGCCCAGAAGCATTGGGGTTCCCATAATGGATAAAATTCCAAAGATCATCACACTGCCCACGATGGGCATGCGGTGCAAAACCCCCCGGATCCTATCAAGATCGTAGGTTTTATAATTTCTAACGATGGAACCCGCCCCTAAAAATAATAAAATCTTCAAAAATCCGTGATTGACAATATGCACCATGGCTCCGGAAACCCCTTCCGATGTAGGGACTGCCAAAGAGCTGAGGCCCATGACGATAAATCCGATATGGGAAATGGTGCTAAAGGCCAGCAAGCGTTTGATATTGGTTTGACTGATCCCGAAAAACAAGCCGCACAGTGCGGTGATCATTCCCAGGAAAATGAAAAAATCTTTATAGGCCTCCATAGGAAAGACCTGCTGGATTTTATATAATCCCAGGACTCCGCTTTTTACCATGATTCCCGAAAGCACAGCGGAGATACTGCTGGTGGCCACACTATGGGCCCGGGGCAGCCAGTTGTACACCGGAAAAAAGGCGGATTTCACACCCATGGATACGCACATCAAGACAAATATCAAGATCACCGTGGGGTCCTGATCCATGTCCGATAAGGCTTCCTGTACCCGACCCATATGAAGGGTCCCCGTCAAACGGTAAAGCATACTGAGTCCGATCAGAAACAATAAAATTCCCGCGGTATTAAAAACGATATAGTAAATACCGGCTCTTAAGGAAGGGCCGTCTTTTTTGTAAATAATTAATATACCCGAAAGAATCGTTGCAATTTCAATAAAAAGAAACAGGTTGAAAAAATCGTGGGTATGGACAATGCCCATAAACACGCCTTGTAAAAATAATAAAAAGAAGTAATAACTTGAAGACTGTTTTTGATGGGGCCAGCTGTAAAGGATTACCGAGAACCATAACACCACCGATAATAGCCCGTAGCCGTAGGTAAGGGTATTGGAAATTAAGGTGATATTGAGTTTATCGCCGAAGGCTCCGAGGACGAGATAATACTCTCCTTCCGGCAGATAAAAGGGAAAGTAACGAATCCCTGCAACCAGCAGAGCTCCTTGGGCAATAAAGGCTAAAAGATTACCCTTGGGGTTATTCATCAGATAAATGACAATGGCGAAAATAATCGGAATCAGAATTGCAAAAAGGGGATAATAACTCATTGATTATCCTCCTTTTCCAAAAGAATCTTCCAATCCAGGGTACCGTACTGGTGATAGATTTTAATGCTCATCATCAAGGCTAAAGCGGTTACGGAAGCGCCGATAACAATAGTGGTAATCATCAGTGCCTGGGGCAGAGGGTCCACCGCTTCCCCTCCTAGGGAAGTGATAATCGGAGCGGTGCCTTCCGGCAGATAAAACAGGCGAAGGAAAAAAAGAATCACCGCGGCCTCCAGCACATTAAGAAATATGATGGATTTGATCAAGTGACGACTGGTGGCCAAACCGTAAAGCCCCAGACCGATCATCAGTAGAATTAATGAGAGCTGCAACATCTATTTTCCCTCCTTTATAAATCGGATAAATATAATGGTTAAACCCGAAGAGACCTTCAGTCCGATTAAAAGATTCAGTAAGACCAAAAACAATCTTCGAAATTCCGGATCCACAGACCCGGAAAAGAAGTTGGTAAAGGGAGTGCCTCTGGTAAATAAGCTGATGAACCCCAGAATTAACAGGCATAAAAACAGGATTTTTTCCAGTCGGTTCAAGGGATCGGTATTTTCCGAAGCCTTTTCCGGAATGTATACGGAAATTAACCGGGCGGTAGCCAGGATGACGCCACCCTGAAAGCCTCCTCCGGGGCTGAGATCTCCAAATACGATAATGTAAAATCCGAAGAGCAGCATAAAAGGATAAAGTATTCGGCTGACCGCAAGAATGCTGTCGCTGTCCTTCGGTACTGCGGCTTCCTTTGCCCGGGGGAAAGGTTTTGAAAAACCGGAGGAGCGGGACATATATAGCACCCCCGCTGCGGAAATCAGAAGGATTCCCGCTTCGAAAATGGAATCGAAAAGCCGATAATCCAACAAAATCGCAGCCACCAGGTTTTTGGATGCGGTTTCGTCATAGCCCCGGTGGATTACGGTCTCGCCAATGGAGGTTTCCGGGAAAGAATCTGCTAAGGGTGCCGTAGCCGTAAGGGCATAAAGAAAAATAAAACCGAACATCAACAGCAGCATCAGTTTCTTAATCATAAATTTCATCCTCCTCTACGACCTCAAATCGAATGCGAGGATCCTCGAGAAGCAGACGCTGTAATTTATGGTGAAGAACGCTGCTTTTTTTCATGATAAATATGTACTTACCGTCCCGGTGACTTTTGACAATGATCAAATCCACATTCCGTTCCCGAAAAGCTCCTTTGATATGCATATGATGCTCGAAAAAAATATCCAGAGTCAGATTAAAGGAATTCGTAAACCGTTTTAGGAGTTTAAACCCCGGGGAGTCTTCCTTTTCACTGAAAAACCCATCTTCCACCCGGCTGACCACTACAAAGTTTTTCTGCTTTCCCAAGGCAATGATAAAAAACAGCGGCAAAAGGGCGCTGCCGATGGCGATTTCCGCTAGGGCCACGTCATAGGCGTGGTAAAGAAAATAAAGCACCGACATCAGCAGGGAAAAAACGGCGAAATAAATAATCAAACGAAGGGATTCCTTTTCCCGAAGCATAATGATGATAAAGAAAATGATTAGACCATAGAGTATCAGATACATCGTGTTGCACCTCGCTTTGGTCTTTTGACCGGTTGGTTTTCGGATCGAAAGATTAGTCTTCTTAGGAAGGTCGTTTAGTTTGCGGAGTTTTTTAAGACTCTTTTTCCGCCCTGTAGTCCGTTGAAGGATTCTCCTTAGCTTTTAAAGGGATTCCGTTGATTAATGCAGAGCGCCCGATGAACTGACTGTTTAAGGGGTTGGTGATCAGGAAAAAAAGCAGGATTACTAATAGCTTCAAAGTTTCCCACTGCAAGCCGATCCGAAACACCAGGGCAAGAATAATAGAGAAGAAGGCAACGGTGTCGATCTTAGAGGCCACTAAAATTTTTAAGTAGATGCTTTGAAAGCGAAAAAGGCCAATCACCCCGAAGATCAAAAAAACCCAGGAAATAATGAGAAAAAAATTGCTGATCATTTTTGGCGGCCTCCTTCCATCAGAAATCGGGTAATCAAAGTGACGGCTAGAAAACCTACAATGGAAAAGGTTAGAGCGATGTCGAGAAAAAAGAAATTATCCCGCTGCAAACCGATCAACAAAAGCAGTAAAACGGTTTTTCCGCTGATCAGGTTTAACGCCAGGATCCGTTCCCAAATCGTAGGGCTGAAAATGAATTTTATACTGATGACTCCTATCGCCAGGAGAAGAAGGAAAATGGTAAAATCGATCATCGAATCCCTCCTTTTAAAAAGGGCTGTTGCAGTCGGGTTTTAATATCTTTTTCTATGGTTTTACCCTGTTGAAAATCATTTTTGGCTGAAAGAACCAACAGGCGATTTCGCCGCTGATCCAAGGTGATGGTTCCCGGAGTAAGGGTTATGGAGTTGGCAATCAAGGTGGTGATAAATAAATTGTTATTCTCCAAGTCCATGGAAAAAATAATGGGGTCATCATTGCCTTTGATAATGGTCACCAAAAGGCAAAATCCGGAATAGTACATATCTAAAATAAGTCGGAAGCTGTGACGAAATAGAAGCCAAAAGGAGGGGAGGGTAAAAAAAGAGCCCTGTTCATGATAATAGGCCCCCTTCGATAATAACACCACCAATAAGGAAAACAGGCCTCCAATAACAATATTGCTAGGGGTAAGACTAAGGGAAAAAATCAACCAAACCCCCAGCATAAATCCAAAGAGCTTTAATTGAAAAATTTTTTTATCCATGATTATACCCCCTTCATTTTCGAAGTCGTCATTAAATCACCCGTCCCCGGTCCCATTTATTACCCCGGGCATCAATCAATTTCTCATCTTGTTAATGGGATCCACTTCGGTCCAGAGATAATCCCGGGCCAACATTTTATTTTTTTCATCGATAATTACGGCTTTGCAAAACCCAGGCCCTGATCCACAGTAAACATACTGAGGGCCCCCATGAAATACTTTGTATAACGTCATACCCGTTTTTTCCGTTTTCAATCGTTCCGAAGGAGGGTGTTTGTCATGCTCACAATGGGACTGTTATTTTGTGAGGCAGATCAATGAGGAGAATATTCAAATTGTTTGTTAAGAATCAAGCATATGTGGTATAAATAGAACAAATATATATTCCGGTGTATACAGAACTGGAAACGAAGATTTCATCGCCAGATATGGACGATCCGAGCGATGGATGAGTGAGTAGCGTAACCGGCCAACAGGTCCGTTTTTTTTGTGGAAGGAAAAGGGGTTTTTCGCTCACAAGGGGACGGCGTAGAGTGACCCCTACAAGCCGGCGTGAGGTAATTAACTTGCACCAAACTGTAAAACGAAATTAATCCAAACTGTAAAATAAAGTTGTCTGATGCACTGAACAAATGATGGCATTGTTTGAAAAAAGCACAAAACCGTCCCCGGGTGATCTATTCTTTGCAGATTTATTCGTCAATCCGCTCAATTCTTTCCAAGTCTCCCACCTGGGCGGGATAGCTCTCCATCACGCCGCCCCTGAAAAAGATCCGTACCTTATCCCCTTCATCCAAATCCTCGGTCTCCTCAGCGTCCAGCGCACTTCTGCTCAGCATCACCCGGTCGGCGCTGCTTCGAATGCTTTCTCCTTCCGCCGGCTCCACCAGGATGGAATCCTCGTCAATCTCCAAAATAACACCTTCGAACTGCATCTCCTGGACCTCGTCGTTGATATTATCCGGATCCTGATTGCCGCAGCCGGCAAGGATTAGCGTCGCCATCAGTAACAGACTCAGTGCTGCAAATAGTTTTATCTTCATCATCAAACCCTCCTGAATGATTGGTTCCTCTTAAGTACCGTATATCTGTTAGACGAAAAGCTTACCGAAAAGTTCCAATATATTTACTTTTGAAATTCTAAGGATTCGATCATTTTTTCTTCCTCTTCATCCATGAATAGGGTGCTGATCATTATCTCCATATCTTCTTCCTGAACGGTATAGTCTTCAGGGTATTGCAAGGTGTAATAGGGGTTTACGTAGGTTTCCCCATGATTCTTTCTCGTTAATTTATATTGACATACCCTATTTAATAGGGTAAAATATAACTATGAAATGCTTTGGAGGTGTGTGAGTGATTAGAGAATTTATAATGACTCCTGAATTCGATAAAACCTGGAACAAAATGGGTACCTAATTATCACGTACCCTAAAAGCAAAAAAGATAATCTGACTCAGGAAAATAAAGCAACCATCAGAAAAATGATTGAGCAGTTAAAAGCGTCTGCTGGCGAGAGGAGGAAAAATAATGGATTTTGATAGTGTGTTAAAAGGACTCGATGAAGCGATTAAGATCAGCAATGGGGAAATTAAGGGCCGACGTCGAAAAGTAAGTATTTCGCCGGCTCAAGAATTTTCAAAAGATGAGATCAAAAGAATAAGACAGTACTTGCAACTTACCCAAGTAACATTCGCAGAAGTGATTGGAGTGACACCTAAAACCGTTGAAGCATGGGAAAGAGGTACCAATGCACCTACCGGACCCGCTCGTCGAATGATGACAATATTGAAAGAAGATCCCGAATCGCTGAACCGGTATCATATAATTTCAAAATAATAATAGGTTAAACCTGCTGTGACGGTTGCGGCAGGTTTTTTGCTTTTGGAGAAAAGAACAAGCTTATATAGAAGTAATAAAATTTTTTGGGAATATTGCCATAACTAGGAAGGAATTTTGAAGGTCGAAATAGAAGTAGTTAGAGAGAAATATTATGGAAAAAAAGAGAGTGTTACCTCATAATGAGACGGTGGTTTTGTGAGGTAAAAAAAATGAGGTGGTGAAAAAATGAAATATGACATGATAGTAATTGGCGGAGGTCCTGGCGGTAAGGCATGTTCCATGGAAGCAGCCGGGCGTGGACTGAAGGTTGCCCTGGTTGAAAAAGGCGGTTCCGGCGGGGCTCCGATAAGTAAAGGATACATACCCATGAAGATCATGCTTGATGAAATCATTAAAAACAAAGCCGGAAATAATCCTGTGAATCCGGCCGAAAGCTTAAAAACCCTGGGGATCAGAATGCAAAAGGCAAAAGAGGGCTGGGAAAGTTCTCTGGAGAGAGCAGGGGTGAAGATCTACTATGGTGAAGCAGAAATCATCTCTGAACAGGAAGTAAGGGTTGTGGCTGATGGCGAAACAACGGCTTTAACGGGAGAAAATCTTGTAGTGGCCACGGGCTCTGAACCTTCTTCACCAATGGCCCTGCAGCTGGACGAGAGCAGGGGCATCATCTCCTATAAGGATGTTTTGTCAGGGAAATGGCTGAATGTAAAAGATGTGGTGATCCTAGGAGGAAATATTGAAGGATGTGAATTTGCCACATTGTTTAAAAAAATGGGGGCAGCGGTTAGAATTCTGGAACAGGGGGATGGAATTATGCCGATGTGTGACCCGGATCAAGCCCAATTTTTGAAGGAAGAATTTGAAAAACAGGGGATCGAAGTCAAAACCAATTCTACGCTTACCCAGTGCCAATATAATGAAGAGGGCAAGCTGGAAGTGATTTGCAAGAATACAGCTGATGAGACCAGTCAGAAGTTGCTGACAGATGCTTTGCTGGTAACCGGGGCAAGCAATCCGGTGCTGCCAAGGGGGATAGAAAAACTCGAGCTTGTTTGGGGTGAAAACAATCGGATTAAAGTGAATGAGTATATGGAGACTTCACAAAAAGGGGTGTACGCTATAGGAGATGTGATCGGCGGGATCACTTCGGCAAACGCTGCCATCCTCGAAGGTAAAACAGCAGCCGGGAGTATTGCCGGGGAAAAGGTCCCTGTAAGCTATAAAGGGATGAGTTATGTATGTTTTACAGATCCCCAGCTTTCCGGTGTAGGCCTAAGAGAAAGCGATGCCAGGGAAAGGCAGCTTAACTACCGGGTCAAAAAGGGGTACTTCTCCGAAAATATGAGGGCTTTGAGTCTGGGATATGAAAAAGGGTTTGTCAAGATCCTGGTCGATGCTGATAAACAGACAATCCTGGGTATGCATTTTGCCGGGGATAACATTGCAGAGCTAATTCCTATAGGCGTTTTGGCATGCCACCAGGACATTCCTGTTAAAGTAATCAAAGATTTACCTCTAGCCCATCCAACCATGACAGAAATCATCAAAGAAGCACTTTGATAAACATGACCCTGTTAGAACGCTCAGGGGGAGGACTTGAAAATCTCACACCAAACCGTCCCCGCGTG includes:
- a CDS encoding dihydrolipoyl dehydrogenase family protein, producing the protein MKYDMIVIGGGPGGKACSMEAAGRGLKVALVEKGGSGGAPISKGYIPMKIMLDEIIKNKAGNNPVNPAESLKTLGIRMQKAKEGWESSLERAGVKIYYGEAEIISEQEVRVVADGETTALTGENLVVATGSEPSSPMALQLDESRGIISYKDVLSGKWLNVKDVVILGGNIEGCEFATLFKKMGAAVRILEQGDGIMPMCDPDQAQFLKEEFEKQGIEVKTNSTLTQCQYNEEGKLEVICKNTADETSQKLLTDALLVTGASNPVLPRGIEKLELVWGENNRIKVNEYMETSQKGVYAIGDVIGGITSANAAILEGKTAAGSIAGEKVPVSYKGMSYVCFTDPQLSGVGLRESDARERQLNYRVKKGYFSENMRALSLGYEKGFVKILVDADKQTILGMHFAGDNIAELIPIGVLACHQDIPVKVIKDLPLAHPTMTEIIKEAL
- a CDS encoding sodium:proton antiporter, producing MLQLSLILLMIGLGLYGLATSRHLIKSIIFLNVLEAAVILFFLRLFYLPEGTAPIITSLGGEAVDPLPQALMITTIVIGASVTALALMMSIKIYHQYGTLDWKILLEKEDNQ
- a CDS encoding cation:proton antiporter — translated: MISNFFLIISWVFLIFGVIGLFRFQSIYLKILVASKIDTVAFFSIILALVFRIGLQWETLKLLVILLFFLITNPLNSQFIGRSALINGIPLKAKENPSTDYRAEKES
- a CDS encoding helix-turn-helix domain-containing protein, which encodes MDFDSVLKGLDEAIKISNGEIKGRRRKVSISPAQEFSKDEIKRIRQYLQLTQVTFAEVIGVTPKTVEAWERGTNAPTGPARRMMTILKEDPESLNRYHIISK
- a CDS encoding complex I subunit 5 family protein — protein: MSYYPLFAILIPIIFAIVIYLMNNPKGNLLAFIAQGALLVAGIRYFPFYLPEGEYYLVLGAFGDKLNITLISNTLTYGYGLLSVVLWFSVILYSWPHQKQSSSYYFFLLFLQGVFMGIVHTHDFFNLFLFIEIATILSGILIIYKKDGPSLRAGIYYIVFNTAGILLFLIGLSMLYRLTGTLHMGRVQEALSDMDQDPTVILIFVLMCVSMGVKSAFFPVYNWLPRAHSVATSSISAVLSGIMVKSGVLGLYKIQQVFPMEAYKDFFIFLGMITALCGLFFGISQTNIKRLLAFSTISHIGFIVMGLSSLAVPTSEGVSGAMVHIVNHGFLKILLFLGAGSIVRNYKTYDLDRIRGVLHRMPIVGSVMIFGILSIMGTPMLLGYQGKSLVGTILRDQPLFYFGYHVINLGTIILFGRLLQIFIPRGSLTSLAVSIYERLALGILTAGIVFLNLYQLIFPNFGGLHFYGKPFSLGAWSFFLLYLVSAYFLIRLFPLTSSFFRKVRGFELSFQAANYMMVVFIFLMLLWSVPL
- a CDS encoding Na(+)/H(+) antiporter subunit B; the protein is MYLILYGLIIFFIIIMLREKESLRLIIYFAVFSLLMSVLYFLYHAYDVALAEIAIGSALLPLFFIIALGKQKNFVVVSRVEDGFFSEKEDSPGFKLLKRFTNSFNLTLDIFFEHHMHIKGAFRERNVDLIIVKSHRDGKYIFIMKKSSVLHHKLQRLLLEDPRIRFEVVEEDEIYD
- a CDS encoding Na+/H+ antiporter subunit E codes for the protein MDKKIFQLKLFGFMLGVWLIFSLSLTPSNIVIGGLFSLLVVLLSKGAYYHEQGSFFTLPSFWLLFRHSFRLILDMYYSGFCLLVTIIKGNDDPIIFSMDLENNNLFITTLIANSITLTPGTITLDQRRNRLLVLSAKNDFQQGKTIEKDIKTRLQQPFLKGGIR
- a CDS encoding DUF3221 domain-containing protein, encoding MKIKLFAALSLLLMATLILAGCGNQDPDNINDEVQEMQFEGVILEIDEDSILVEPAEGESIRSSADRVMLSRSALDAEETEDLDEGDKVRIFFRGGVMESYPAQVGDLERIERIDE
- a CDS encoding MnhB domain-containing protein, with translation MIKKLMLLLMFGFIFLYALTATAPLADSFPETSIGETVIHRGYDETASKNLVAAILLDYRLFDSIFEAGILLISAAGVLYMSRSSGFSKPFPRAKEAAVPKDSDSILAVSRILYPFMLLFGFYIIVFGDLSPGGGFQGGVILATARLISVYIPEKASENTDPLNRLEKILFLCLLILGFISLFTRGTPFTNFFSGSVDPEFRRLFLVLLNLLIGLKVSSGLTIIFIRFIKEGK
- a CDS encoding monovalent cation/H+ antiporter complex subunit F, with the translated sequence MIDFTIFLLLLAIGVISIKFIFSPTIWERILALNLISGKTVLLLLLIGLQRDNFFFLDIALTFSIVGFLAVTLITRFLMEGGRQK